In Oscillospiraceae bacterium, one genomic interval encodes:
- a CDS encoding serine protease — MEKPSFKLQVFEGPLDLLLHLISKNKVNIYDIPIAQILEQYMAYIDSMNDMNMEVTADFLAMASQLIYIKSKMLLPKYEDEEEEDPRDLLVRMLLEYKRYKEVSGTMKEMSAPLNSTFVKEPEKIVPDNTYSNSHSPDELYDAYLNAVRKVKRRLPPPVTSFKGIVGHTVYSVSRKAISLLRQLLFKKKIPFLSLFESSKSRSEIVATFLAILELAKNRRISVDNDEMRLAEKVKNS, encoded by the coding sequence ATGGAAAAGCCCTCTTTCAAGCTTCAGGTCTTTGAAGGACCTCTTGACTTGTTGCTTCACCTTATTTCCAAGAACAAAGTTAATATTTACGATATTCCTATCGCTCAGATTTTAGAACAATATATGGCGTATATTGACTCTATGAATGATATGAATATGGAGGTTACTGCCGATTTTCTTGCTATGGCTTCGCAGCTTATATATATCAAATCAAAAATGCTGCTTCCCAAGTATGAGGATGAAGAGGAAGAGGACCCCAGAGACCTTTTGGTACGTATGCTTCTTGAATACAAACGTTACAAAGAAGTATCAGGCACTATGAAGGAAATGTCTGCGCCTCTTAATTCCACCTTTGTAAAAGAGCCTGAGAAAATCGTTCCCGATAATACATATTCAAATTCTCATTCTCCCGACGAGCTCTACGATGCTTATTTGAACGCAGTCAGAAAGGTTAAAAGAAGGCTTCCGCCTCCTGTTACCTCTTTTAAAGGAATTGTGGGACATACTGTTTATTCTGTATCCCGTAAGGCAATTTCACTTTTAAGACAGTTACTTTTCAAAAAGAAAATTCCTTTTCTTTCTCTTTTTGAAAGTTCAAAAAGCCGTTCTGAAATTGTTGCAACCTTTCTTGCAATTCTTGAGCTTGCCAAAAATCGCAGAATTTCCGTTGACAATGACGAGATGCGTCTTGCGGAGAAGGTTAAAAATTCTTAA
- the scpB gene encoding SMC-Scp complex subunit ScpB produces the protein MNINTACATVESILFAVGEPISITRLSNACDMELSDMQAILETLENRYKDDVSRGIMLVRLEDKYQLITKAEFAPYVKKALNNRRNIILSPASLEVLSIIAYNQPVTRGFVEQIRGVECSAVVANLVEKELVEEKGRLDAPGRPLLFGTTPNFLRCFGISSLEELPDLPELANPNEDQQLTMKI, from the coding sequence ATGAATATCAATACTGCCTGTGCCACTGTGGAGAGTATTCTCTTTGCGGTAGGTGAACCAATATCAATAACCCGTTTATCCAATGCCTGCGATATGGAGCTTTCAGATATGCAGGCTATTTTGGAAACCCTTGAAAACAGATACAAGGACGATGTTTCAAGAGGAATAATGCTTGTGCGGCTTGAGGATAAATATCAGCTTATTACAAAAGCTGAGTTTGCTCCTTATGTAAAAAAAGCTCTTAACAATCGCAGAAACATTATTCTCTCCCCTGCTTCCCTTGAGGTTCTGTCAATAATTGCTTACAATCAGCCTGTTACAAGAGGCTTTGTGGAACAAATCCGTGGCGTTGAATGTTCGGCAGTTGTGGCAAATTTAGTCGAAAAAGAACTGGTTGAAGAAAAGGGACGTCTTGATGCACCTGGAAGGCCCTTGCTTTTCGGTACAACACCTAATTTTCTTCGTTGCTTTGGAATTTCCTCTTTAGAAGAGCTTCCTGATTTGCCTGAGCTTGCAAATCCCAACGAGGACCAACAGCTGACAATGAAAATATGA
- a CDS encoding DUF2953 domain-containing protein — protein MGLKIFLIISAVLLFLIFIILFSKLSGVIIYDDKDKLRIIIKFLFFKIKVFPVSPKKQKKSETKDKTDENLDVISSVKKAVFHLTDFIKIIKHKLTISDFKLTAEIGTGDAAQTAILCGTCYAAVYSVLGPLQNIFIINPPQILINPVYNGKTAKVEYSGKISARVITYIVIAIKALAVILKKDKT, from the coding sequence ATTGGCTTGAAAATATTTTTAATAATTTCAGCCGTTCTCCTTTTTCTTATTTTCATTATTCTCTTTTCAAAATTAAGCGGTGTTATTATCTACGACGATAAAGACAAGCTAAGAATTATCATTAAATTTTTATTTTTTAAAATAAAGGTTTTTCCTGTTTCTCCTAAAAAGCAAAAAAAATCCGAAACTAAAGATAAAACAGATGAAAACCTTGACGTAATTTCAAGTGTCAAAAAAGCAGTATTTCATCTTACCGATTTTATTAAAATAATAAAGCACAAGCTGACAATATCAGATTTTAAGCTTACGGCGGAGATAGGCACAGGAGATGCCGCACAGACAGCTATTTTATGCGGGACCTGTTATGCCGCTGTATATTCTGTTTTAGGACCGTTGCAAAATATTTTTATAATAAATCCACCTCAAATACTAATAAATCCCGTTTATAATGGGAAAACTGCAAAGGTAGAATATTCAGGGAAAATTTCTGCAAGAGTAATTACTTATATTGTAATTGCAATTAAAGCTTTAGCTGTTATTTTAAAAAAAGATAAAACTTAA
- the ytfJ gene encoding sporulation protein YtfJ: protein MEQHPIQGLMQTAMENIKDMVDVNTIIGDAITTPDGTVIIPVSKVTFGFASGGSDFQAKTSVDNNLFGGGSGAGITITPIAFLIASNSQVRLLQVNEAASTAVERLVGMIPDAFDTFKDLIKKDKKNSDNQD from the coding sequence ATGGAACAGCATCCTATTCAAGGACTTATGCAAACTGCTATGGAAAACATTAAAGACATGGTTGATGTTAATACAATTATCGGAGATGCAATAACTACTCCTGACGGTACCGTTATTATCCCTGTATCTAAGGTAACCTTTGGTTTTGCTTCCGGCGGCTCTGATTTTCAGGCAAAAACAAGCGTTGACAACAATCTTTTCGGAGGCGGAAGCGGCGCAGGAATAACAATTACTCCTATTGCTTTTCTTATTGCATCCAATTCTCAGGTTCGTCTTTTACAGGTTAACGAAGCAGCTTCAACTGCTGTTGAACGCCTTGTAGGAATGATTCCCGATGCTTTTGATACTTTTAAAGATTTGATTAAAAAAGATAAAAAGAATTCTGACAATCAAGACTAA